The Anolis carolinensis isolate JA03-04 chromosome 2, rAnoCar3.1.pri, whole genome shotgun sequence genome contains the following window.
AATGCCCTATTTGCAATACAGCACTCCTACTATAAAAGACTGATTGATTTGATAATGTGAATTACATGGAGTCCTTCAACCATTGGCAACAGCACTTTTAAAATTTCAACCTACTTCTCATATCtccaaaacacaaaaaaatacctTTAGTCCATTTTGTGGGTTCATCAGAAAATTTCGTCCAATGTCATCAAACATAATAGTATTTTTCTTGCTATAAAACTCTGAAAATTTACCCCATATGACCCCTAGAGGTTTCACCTgcaaaacccaaaaagagaaaaaatcccATGTATTACAACAGCAGAGTCAATCAGTGACTACCAGTGATTTAGGAACCATCTCCACATCTCACTGACCTCAAGAGTTCTGTCTCCTCTCACCATCCTGATACACATCTCCCTTTTTTTCTTAGCTAAAAAGGCCCTTTGCGCTCTCTACATGACATAAGGGCACAGACTTTTTTTACTTTGTTCCTTCCCTGAGCTGCCAGGCAAGACATGATCTGAATAGATATGTGAAGGAGTTGGGTCAAATCCAGGCTTCCTGTTTCCATTGGGAGAGGTTTGATTAAGGTGGCCTAGTTTCCTTTCATAATGAACTTGCATTATTAAATTATATCGTCATTAACTTCATTTACTATAGAAATGTTCAAAAGCATTATAACAGTAAGTATTTAATATTTttcaagaaaaatatttaaattaaactAATGCTATTGTATCACACTCTTTCATAACAAACGTTAGTTCACTACCCATTCCAAGATCAAACCTATGCCATTAACTCAATGCTTTACAACCCATCAGTTGATcacaatgaagtacagtagagtctcacttatccaaccttcgcttaacCAATGTActgcattatccaatgcagtctgccttttaatagtcaatgtttttgtagtcaatgttttcgatgcattgcgatgttttggtgctaaattcttaattCCGTAATTATGTTACCATGcatgaactgctttttttgtcaatttgctgtaaaacatgttttggtgcataattcgtacaatcataacataatttgatgtttaataggcttttccttaatccttccttattatccaacatttttgcttatccaacgttctgccggcccatttatgttggataagagagactctactgtattcaaagaaTTCTTAAAGCCCCTTGAGAACATAAAGACAACTGATCTGAGTATTTCCACAAGTGTCAAGACTATTTTTTTCTTATGGGACACAGCTTGGCATACTTATGATGTCATTCATAATTGCTGCCCCAAGGATATCCTTCTGCATTAACTCTATTACCTGCTTATAGCATGTTAATGTCTGAGTTGCATTGATCTTTTGCAGCGTGTAAAAGATAGGTGATTCCTGCTTCAAAGGGAGCCCACCCAGCAAATTGGTCATCCTATTACCAATTctatatgttttaattaatgttattattcgtaaaaataaaaatgcaatactTTCTAGAGAAAAAAGGTCATACATCAATTAATCCTCGTCTAGGAGTGTGCACAGTTATCATGGCAGCGCTATCTAGCATGAAGGTGATCTTGTAGTTTGAGTTGGTGCTCACTCCCAGCTCCTGCATTGGAAAAACCCAATAGTTAATAACATTTTAAACTTCAGCTCTTTGCTGTATTTTTCAAACCTTGTACATTTTACTTCACAAGTGAATGCTAAAAATACACATCTGCTCCATTCTTCAAGAAAATTTATTATGATGAAGTGGAAACTACATTGCAAGCTGCTATAAGCCAAAATCATCTACAAGTAACCAAATAATTTGTATGAAGTAGATTTGTCTGGATCTGTTTTACTATTGTGAGGCCATGTTGTTCtcctattaaaaaaaacaagaaggaAAACTGGGAGATTGTTGAACTCAAGACCCTTGCTACTCCATTCCAGTCAAAAGAAGATAATCTCATTTTTATTTACAAGTTCACTATATTACAATCACATTGAGAAACCATCTACAAATTAACTCTAAAAATGTCATTCCAAATTTAAGAGAGGTTAGTGttgaacaaaacaaaattgaGTAATACTTGGCTGTTTCTGGGAGGTGAATATAGtcataccttgacttaagagtttaatttgttcagtGGCATCTTAACTAATACATTTTTACCTAAAAGTGAATTTTCACATTGAAatgtattgaaatgctattaatccgttccGACCCCCTGAACCCCCTTCCCCCATTTTtagttgtgtgttttttaaaaagagaatgtcctttataaataacaaataatgtataaatgtacagtcacatgaaacaataaaaaagaaaaatcaactttaaaatagtagcagcacaaagtgaaaaggcagaagcatcattttcttcatactgtacccatttcagcctccctccctcccttgctctctctctctcttcatgaagccaaacataccaggaataagaactacacaaaatcaactaactcaaagttcctcaaagtgaacaagagcaaagcggacagcaatctcccaaagtggacaagagcacaaggcacagagacatggaggcacggaggctgctcccttaaaGCCCTAAAGTCCTGTACTCTGGCACTAGCTCTCATGTCAAAGCAAAGCCCAGACTGACTgtcagctcttaactcaaattgctcttaagttgggatgctcttaagtagcgAGTCCACTGTACTGAAACATATTTGGGGCTTTGAGACAGGGACTGCCCCATTGTTCAACTTAAGCATGGCTTTGGTTCCTTAAAAATGCTTGTAAAAATGAAAAGCAACTCTGCAGTTTCCACAGTCACTGCAGTGCAACTTTTTAAATGAGTAAAGGCTCAGTATGAAGACTGAGAACCAACAGCTGGTCATCAAAGTTAGATCAAAACAGTACATAAAGAGTCACCTCTATTTCTTCAATTATGTCTGTCTAAAACTTGCAAAGTGAGGCTCGTGAGCCATATATAGCTCAACAGGACCATTACTGTCGTTTACAAAAAAACCAGCAGAAATTATCTCTACGGGGTGGGAAGGGTATTTTTACCATGTTTGCAATGCACCTAAAACACACAGGAGTCAAAATAAAATTATGCaatcttttttttcaaaaacactgTTTTGTTTCAAAATGCCCTCTATGGGCATAGGGACTCCCCCACACTCCTCATGTCCTTTAGAGAGAATTTGGTGACAAAGCTTACAGGAGCAGTTGTGGTGGGTGTGTGACATTCCAAAGTCTTCTGGAGTGCTAATGCAGCCCCACATGCAAACAAGcctgcacacacagacacatgaCTTACTTTCATTTTAGCTTCAATCCACTTCATGTTAGTAGcagctgaaagaaaaaaaatgtttaaagtaGGAGTCCACATATTAATGCCTCAGCTATTATTAAAATATGTCTTCTTACAAAATAATTATAACCTGGACATAACGTAATTACTATTTATGAATCACACATGCTAAAAATTTGCAAAGTCTTTGTCTCTCTATTATCATGGCACACAGGCCATACAAGCATTTCAGAACAGTTGTGTGAATTGGCCAATGAGATACCCTAAATTCCAACTGTACTCTATGTCCCTGTAACTCTGATTTCTGGACTACTTTTAAGTgtaaaaggagccccagtggcgaagtgtgttaaagcactgagctgctgaacttgcagaccgaaaggtcccaggttcaaatcccgggagcggagtgagcgcctgctgttgcttcagcttctgccaacctagcagttcgaaaacatgccaatgtgagtagatcaataggtaccgctccagcaggaaggaaacggtgctccatgcagtcatgccggccacatgaccttggaggtgtctacggacaatgccggctcttcggcttagaaattgagatgagcaccaacccccagagtcagacatgactggacttgacgtcagcggaaaacctttaccctttaagtGTAAATATTACAGGTGAAACAGGAAGCACATACTACCTGATTTATTAACAGGAAAAGCAAAATATGACACATATGTGCTAAAGTACTGTTCTGTTTAACAACTGAGTGTTACACAAGAAGAAGCAAGGAGATTCACACTTTTTCAATACCAAATACGCATTGCTCCTCCTCCCCACTACCACTATCCTTAAATTCAGGGAGACATAACTGGTTTTAAAAAACAAGTAGAAATGTGATAAGCATCTTACAATGAGGCACAAAGATCTGCTGTTAAGGGGAAAATGAGTCTAGGCATAAGCAACAACATGGGGTAGGATCCAAAGCTCCATCTTGCATCCTCAAGAGTAATCTGAAGTagttctttgaatgttatgtttaTTTCCAGCAGAGACTCATATCCTATTTTTTGGATCAGAGTTTCTGCTCCTTGTTTTATCATAGCCACCATGGGGGAACTttcaattgtttttcttttctttttcatttacaCAGCGATTCTGTGTTGCCACCCCATCAAACCTAAAGGCTTCATTAAATTTATTCTCCAAACTGCCAAAAAGGAAAATACTACTAGCTGTACAAATGTATGAGAAGGGAAACTCTCGCATCAAAAAGCCTAGCCACTGACATCTATAATTGATGTTTCCATCTTTTAAATGATAAAACGAATGCAACAAAAGCACTTGTATTCAGGAAAGAAAATAACTTACACCAAATCACAATATCATAGTCTTCGTATGCTGATGTTAGGAACTCATGAAGGTATGGCCTCATCAACTCAACCCCAGTTTCTGCACATGACCTGTGGTCTGAAAAGAAAACCAGTTTGTTCAGTTAAATAACACAGAACTTTCTACACTGTGCATCTATAGCCTTCAGAAAGATTAAAATCCTACTAATCAACTgctgggcaagaaataaaaagcaGAAAACCCCATTTCTGTCTCTCTCAATGGCTAATAGGCACATGTTTGACAAGGCTCTCTGATCAATCCTATATATTGGACTTTAAAGGAGAACCATATGCACAGGAGCAATTTGATGAAAGAAACATTTGGAAAGAGTAAAACACTTCATCAGAACAGTTATTCTGAAAATTAAATTAATCTTTAATTATTCCATTGTGTGGTCCAAGGTTATAAATCTATCCCGTTCTGGCCCCACATTCCCAGCTTCCTAAAGCTGGACACTCATATACAGTTTTCAGCATATACATCAGCTTCAGCACACAGAACTTGATCATTTTAAAATCAGTTTCCCATCCGTATGAAAGAGGAAGTTGTAATTTGGTCCAGATTGTTAATCATAACCTTAACAAATAATTCGAAAATAAATGTTACATCTGAAGTAAGCCACTAATTCCCCTGTGTTATTAAACTCTGAACCATAATTTCCTTATATAGTTTGTCTAGGGACTTAGGACTACTGTCTAAAAAACCTACAACTATCCTAAGGACAGGGAATTGTCATATCGGCTATTTGTAAACTGCTTAGGGAGCCTTTTAGGCCAAAGGGCTATGAATGCAGATGCTCTAAATAAAATCAAATGGCATGCTTTACTCAGAAATCACATTTGTTTTATGTATGTCGCTAGATCTATGTCACTCTCAAAAAACtcataaaatataaacaacacaCACATGGCCTTTAAAAGCATTTACTCATCCTACCTGgcagaaagcaaataaaaatagatgaaaGATTTTTATCCATAAAAAACGAAGTATCTAGTGGCACTTCAACAAATAAGATTTAGTGTGGACTTGTATTTATTACAACATATGAATCCACAGATGTTAGTGTTATGATGCTACAAGATGCTATTTAATTGCTGCTGCAGGAACAAGGCCTTTTCAGACTATGTTTCTGGACTTCTTTTCCCCTGAAGACTTATGAGGCTCCTCACTGGTGACATAGGAAGCCAAATGTTTTCCTTTGGTTGTTTCAAATTAACaactttgttttaatgatgttgttgtttaatatattgtattactactAGTAAGCAGCCTTGGGGGACTTAGAAAGTAAAGGatcagaaataaacaaataagcaacCTGAGTATAAAGGAAACGGAGTAATATTTCCAAGACACATCACTCACCAAACAACGTGTAATCAACATCTAGGACCAACAATTTCTTCCCTTCTCGCGGAGGATTCAATATTTCTACTTTATACTCCTTAACTCTGCGCGAGATTTTTAGCAGATTCTCTTCCCTGCACATAAATAGCATAAATAACATGTGACTGTTGAACCTTTATTAACCATCCAGTTATTTCCCCATGCAGCAGCAACTCACCTGTTTTCTACCTCAACAACTTCCTCTTCAATATCAAAATCATTAACTACATCTTCATTATCAGGCGGTGGCCCAAGGACATCTTCctataacaaaaaaaatcttaggAATTGATTTTACAGAAAAGTTAACATTCATCCAGAATCTTCACCTATTGAACAAACACAGAGATAGTGCACACATCCAGTGTATTCTTGATCCTACAATTTGTTTAGCACTGTTATCGAAGACGGGAACAAGGCTTTCAAGCAAGGTAGGATTTGTAGTTAACACTAAACCCTGGTTTACAAACCTGGCAGGAGTCTGCTTTCAGTTTGCTTACTTATTACTTATAGTGGGAAAAGTATCAGCACAGTTTGCCCATAAGGCCAAGATGTGTCAGAATTCTGGTTTGCCCTTATATAGGAATGCTGCCAGTAATTAACATTTCTGACTCTCTAACTCCCTCACTCCAAATGGCACTCACATCTTGAGGGATAGCACCAATACTTAAAGATATGCTATCATGAGGAATAGATTGGTAAGTTAAGTCAAAAACCAGTATAAACTCGGCAGAGTTATCAAGATAATGGAATGGAAGAAATGGCATGGAGAACTTTAAATAAATATCTTAGTTTAAAGAGAAGGGAATCccaagaaaagagacttcattGTAATTCTGATCACCTACAGTGttttaaggggcccctggtggcacagtgtgttaaagcgctgagctgctgaacttgcagaccgaaaggtcccagattcaaaccccaggagcggaatgagcgcctgctgttagccccagctcctgccaacctagcagttcgaaaacatacaaatgtgagtagatcaataggtaccgctctggcgggaaggtaacagcactccatgcagtcatgccggccacatgaccttggatgtgtcaacgtcggctcttcggcttagaaatggagatgagcaccaacccccagagtcggtcacgactggacttaacatcaggggaaacccttacctttactttACAGTGTTTTAAATTGAGTTTTTACTATGAAGAAAGAATTATCttaattttaagaaaataaaagatGATTTGGGAAAAAAGAGCACTCTTCTACCAAAATGTTTACATGCTACTTCCCAAAGCAATGTATACCATACAATGTAAGAAACAACTGTGCAACATAATACATGAAAAGCTACAGAAAATAAGGAAAACAATAATGTCAGCCTTAAGTCTGAGAGAATGTATTTCACATGCATTTTAAAAGGCTGCCAGTAGCCAGTGGAACACATCTAAGTAAATTTTAAAGTCGTTTCTGTGTTGCTGTCTCTTACATTAAGCAGATTTTAATTCAGtaaggcccccttctacactgccatataatccagattatcaaagtagataatctggattttagacggcagtgtagaaggggcctaagactcttCACCAATAGAACCAGTACCTGTTATTTCACCTACTAGTATCTGAGAAAGTATGTTCTGTTTAGGAATATTATAGATCCACTGGGCCATTCTATGAGATGCTTCTACCAAAAGCTGCCAGAGTCAccctggaagacctagcaaatcTCTAAGGAGGACACTTCTCAGTCCTCCAGGGCACCTCTATGTTCTGGCAGAAGTCATTTATTTcagtaggattcactattatccatggtttgctGTTTCCATGGTAACTTCAGGAATCATTAAGTGCATGTGTGCATTTAGTATTAAACACATTTTACCAAGCTTTCCTCACGAGTCCCCATCATCATAATTTTTGTATTAGGTTTCAGTTTTAGTGTTCCAAGTTTGACATCATTCTCTGCTGGTTTGCCTAAAATACAAGCACATCACAGCATTCTCAGTGAAAATATGCAGTTTCTTACATACATGCCTTTTTCTAATGTATCCagtaaagaaatatttaaaaatactgcCATATTGAAACATATAAAGATACAATAACATCTCTCTCCTCTCCCCAGATACAGCTTGGTATAATAGGTTTTTTTCTCAGTGGGACTATTTGAAAGCCAGGAAAATGATTTTCTCACCTCACTTCACCTCATGTTCACTGGGAACATGATTTTTAAGCTACTAAAGTTTAATAGTGCACACATTAGCTCAGTAAAGCTTCTATCTTCTGCCTTGTTTCTTTCCATAAGCAAGTTAATTCCAAGCCATTTTATATTATGGCCACATGCAAAACAGTAAGTTCAGATTCTGGAGAATTCTGGTTTATTATGAACAAACTGACTGCTAGTGCACACAAcccttttcattcttttttctagAACAGGTAGAAACAACCCAGAACTAATTTGTTTACCATACTGTCTGAAACTAAGATCCTGGCTTGTTGAATCCTTTGCAATATTAACTGAATTTTGTTCTTGGTTTACACATTGTGGCTTGTTTTGGAGCAACAAACGAAGATTCTAGGGTCAAAATACATGctaagcagataatttgataTACCAGGCTACAGTACTCGCTTTAGTACCTTACTAGGTAggaatgaaagacctccatgTTACAGCATAAAGACCTATACTGGTAATTCTGGATCTTCCTTAATTCTGGCTAACTACTGGGAGAGAATatggcttttgtttttaaaatgatacatCTGAGAAGCAGTGTATTATGTGGCCTCCATACAATTATGTCCAGCAAGACAATTTTAGAGAATGCACCCTCTTAGGTGGTCACAATCAAATTGAAGAACATCGTTCTCCATGAGGGTTGTGTGGGTCCTGCATTTAATTTCC
Protein-coding sequences here:
- the ublcp1 gene encoding ubiquitin-like domain-containing CTD phosphatase 1, translated to MAVSLIIKWGGQEFSITTLSEEDTVLDLKQSLKGLTGVLPERQKLLGLKVKGKPAENDVKLGTLKLKPNTKIMMMGTREESLEDVLGPPPDNEDVVNDFDIEEEVVEVENREENLLKISRRVKEYKVEILNPPREGKKLLVLDVDYTLFDHRSCAETGVELMRPYLHEFLTSAYEDYDIVIWSATNMKWIEAKMKELGVSTNSNYKITFMLDSAAMITVHTPRRGLIDVKPLGVIWGKFSEFYSKKNTIMFDDIGRNFLMNPQNGLKIKPFMKAHLNRDKDKELLKLTQYLKEIAKLDDFLDLNHKHWERYLSKKQGQ